One Mercurialis annua linkage group LG3, ddMerAnnu1.2, whole genome shotgun sequence DNA window includes the following coding sequences:
- the LOC126671458 gene encoding cytosolic sulfotransferase 15-like: protein MAQENHHINSQEIDQEVQQLLNSLPKAKGWVTAGLSLYHNFWCPSAILGNVISFERYFQAQDQDTILASMPKTGTTWLKSLIFSVVNRSRYSFSNTPLLTSSPHELVPYFEFNVFANKDRLPSDLSTVPPPRLFATHIPYPALPETIKNTSNCRVVYVCRNPFDTVVSSWHFFSQLMIEEGKANTSLSIDELFDLFFKGLCAFGPFWDHVLAYWKESLENPEKVLFLKYEDLKEDAVSHLKRLAEFLGHPFSPEEERQGVIEEIVRVCSLKNLKDLEVNKNGKFMPSFPNKCFFRKGEVGEWVNYLTIDKKKLLENVMLEKFRGSGLSFKCI from the coding sequence ATGGCCCAAGAAAATCACCATATCAACTCTCAAGAAATTGATCAAGAGGTTCAGCAACTTCTTAATTCTCTCCCTAAAGCAAAGGGATGGGTGACTGCTGGTTTAAGTCTATATCACAATTTTTGGTGCCCATCAGCAATTCTTGGTAACGTAATATCCTTCGAAAGGTATTTTCAGGCTCAAGATCAGGACACTATACTTGCTTCCATGCCGAAAACCGGAACAACTTGGCTCAAATCTTTGATCTTTTCCGTTGTTAATCGTTCGCGATATTCTTTTTCAAATACTCCCTTACTCACTTCAAGTCCCCATGAGCTTGTTCCCTATTTCGAGTTCAATGTATTTGCTAATAAAGATCGTCTTCCTTCCGATCTTTCGACAGTTCCGCCTCCTAGACTTTTTGCTACACATATACCATATCCAGCTTTACCTGAAACAATAAAAAACACAAGTAATTGTCGCGTTGTTTACGTTTGTCGTAACCCTTTTGATACTGTAGTTTCTTCTTGGCATTTTTTCTCTCAATTAATGATTGAAGAAGGTAAGGCTAATACCTCATTGTCCATTGATGAATTATTTGACCTATTTTTCAAGGGTTTATGTGCATTTGGACCCTTTTGGGATCATGTGCTTGCATACTGGAAGGAGAGTTTGGAGAACCCTGAAAAAGTGTTGTTTTTGAAGTACGAAGATTTGAAAGAGGACGCGGTCTCTCATTTGAAGAGGTTGGCTGAGTTTTTAGGGCATCCGTTTTCGCCGGAGGAAGAGAGACAAGGAGTGATTGAGGAGATAGTTAGGGTTTGCAGTTTAAAGAATTTGAAGGATTTAGAGGTGAACAAAAATGGTAAATTTATGCCAAGTTTCCCCAATAAGTGCTTCTTCAGGAAAGGGGAGGTCGGTGAATGGGTAAATTATCTCACAATTGACAAGAAAAAACTTCTTGAAAATGTTATGCTTGAAAAGTTCAGAGGTTCAGGTCTTTCTTTCaaatgtatttaa